A single region of the Leptotrichia sp. oral taxon 215 str. W9775 genome encodes:
- a CDS encoding DUF4870 domain-containing protein has protein sequence MNSNIKEQRSIAGLRANAAAFLINLSYFLPGINLIVPIVALILEGENDFVRNYAKQTLALSVVTVVALALNIVVVLGTFVFLIFTAILSIFQIIAAISALVEKEFKIPYLEKVVNLLFID, from the coding sequence ATGAACTCAAATATTAAAGAACAAAGATCTATCGCAGGATTAAGAGCCAATGCGGCCGCATTTTTAATTAATCTTTCTTATTTCCTGCCAGGAATAAATCTTATAGTACCAATAGTAGCATTAATTTTAGAAGGTGAAAATGATTTTGTAAGAAATTATGCAAAACAAACTTTGGCACTTAGTGTTGTTACTGTAGTTGCACTTGCACTAAACATTGTAGTTGTTCTAGGAACTTTTGTATTCTTAATTTTTACAGCTATATTGTCAATTTTCCAAATAATTGCGGCAATATCTGCTCTTGTAGAAAAAGAATTTAAAATACCTTATCTTGAAAAAGTTGTAAATTTATTATTTATAGACTAA
- a CDS encoding (Fe-S)-binding protein → MQISALVALGLIGAVLGLLLGIADKYLQVKVDERLTKVNEMLPNFNCGACGYPGCSGFAGGVLNGEIKSLKQCKPMKPAAREKIKEYLETTPGADGSVIKVEA, encoded by the coding sequence ATGCAGATATCAGCTTTAGTAGCGTTAGGACTAATAGGGGCAGTTTTAGGACTTCTATTGGGAATAGCGGATAAATATTTACAGGTAAAAGTGGATGAAAGATTAACAAAAGTAAATGAAATGTTACCTAATTTTAACTGTGGTGCATGCGGTTACCCAGGTTGTAGCGGATTTGCAGGCGGTGTACTAAATGGAGAAATTAAATCTTTAAAACAGTGTAAACCTATGAAACCTGCTGCAAGGGAAAAAATAAAAGAATATTTGGAAACAACACCTGGAGCAGACGGATCAGTTATAAAAGTGGAAGCATAA
- the holA gene encoding DNA polymerase III subunit delta, with amino-acid sequence MIYFIGGLQNREFKYFDTLKKIREENPGITESFFDADIKEEEKFLEKISFNSIFSAEELVVLKRAEKLKDLEKTLSYITELDLNKKEVVIDYGREDGKIPAKLNKKLESLKKEKKLEVFLFLKEDDKDIKKYIQEELEISQFEADTLLEMIGKNPFKVRNEVDKIKVYLNGEKFEIGKIRNIVSVQKEYRIYEMTENIFSGKAQEVIDYLETTKEYMGILYQLYNELEIMYKLSSLKESGRNISSQYNAFKAQFEEIKEVFKSNGRIPNYYSVFKKIEKLRKYSNRNLKKLVFRCWEIEKDIKTGKMAMETGVELLIMEIVSCYGKK; translated from the coding sequence ATGATATATTTTATCGGTGGACTGCAAAATAGGGAATTTAAATATTTTGATACTTTAAAGAAAATAAGAGAGGAAAATCCTGGAATTACAGAGAGTTTTTTTGATGCAGATATAAAAGAGGAAGAAAAATTCCTTGAAAAGATAAGTTTTAATTCGATTTTTTCAGCAGAAGAGCTTGTTGTACTAAAAAGAGCGGAAAAACTGAAGGATTTAGAGAAAACACTTTCCTATATAACGGAACTTGACTTAAATAAAAAGGAAGTAGTGATTGACTATGGAAGGGAAGATGGAAAAATCCCTGCTAAATTAAATAAAAAGCTGGAGTCATTAAAAAAAGAAAAGAAACTGGAAGTTTTTCTGTTTTTAAAGGAAGATGACAAGGATATAAAAAAATATATTCAGGAAGAACTTGAAATTTCACAATTTGAAGCAGATACTCTACTGGAAATGATAGGGAAAAATCCTTTTAAGGTGAGAAATGAAGTCGATAAAATAAAGGTTTACCTTAATGGAGAAAAATTTGAAATTGGTAAAATTAGAAATATAGTATCTGTTCAAAAGGAATACAGAATATATGAAATGACAGAAAATATATTTTCAGGAAAAGCTCAGGAAGTTATTGATTATCTTGAAACAACGAAGGAATATATGGGGATACTTTATCAGCTTTACAATGAACTTGAAATAATGTATAAGCTTAGCAGCTTAAAGGAATCAGGAAGAAACATTTCAAGCCAGTATAATGCATTTAAAGCTCAGTTTGAAGAAATAAAGGAAGTTTTTAAGTCAAATGGCAGAATACCTAACTACTACTCTGTTTTTAAGAAAATAGAAAAATTAAGAAAGTATTCCAACAGAAATTTAAAAAAGCTTGTTTTTCGATGCTGGGAAATTGAGAAGGATATAAAAACTGGAAAAATGGCAATGGAAACAGGAGTTGAGCTTTTAATAATGGAGATAGTAAGCTGTTATGGCAAAAAGTAA
- a CDS encoding RnfABCDGE type electron transport complex subunit C, with translation MNLISGIGKIRLNGKKGLTKNKEIVTIPEPPMIYIPLIIGSSTAFDVHVQEGDHVCKGTKLATRTDMYVPIYSPVSGTVKGIEKRMHISGKVQNHLLIENDFKNEEVVPFSYENPDELSAEELVAAIKEIGVLGLGGSGFPTYIKYENAKNIDTVLINAVECEPYLTSDYKIMEKHAKELIDGTHFLMKAGHAKKGVIAIKVVNDKLAKKLQEATEGYQNIEVVTVPDAYPMGWERVLIRELFKKEYDRFPGEIGIIVNNATTAIYLSEALRDKKPITHRIVTISGEGVKNPENVYVPIGTSVDYIIEKIGGYTENINEMFVLGGGPMMGKSIANDTFVVTTYSNSITVLPKVVEEELPCLRCGLCVEHCPAKIQPVQIMNLEKQKNTEGVIAACADRCITCGLCTYICPSKIEVTDWVGKAKTRVANARKAGK, from the coding sequence ATGAACTTGATAAGTGGAATTGGTAAAATCAGGCTCAATGGAAAAAAGGGATTGACAAAGAATAAAGAGATTGTCACTATACCTGAGCCACCAATGATTTATATACCTCTAATCATTGGTTCTTCAACTGCATTTGATGTACATGTGCAGGAAGGAGATCATGTCTGTAAGGGAACAAAGCTTGCTACAAGAACAGACATGTATGTACCCATTTACAGTCCTGTTTCAGGAACAGTAAAGGGAATAGAGAAAAGAATGCATATATCAGGAAAGGTACAAAATCATCTTTTAATCGAAAATGATTTTAAAAATGAAGAAGTTGTGCCATTTTCTTATGAAAATCCAGATGAACTTTCGGCAGAAGAACTGGTGGCTGCAATAAAGGAAATTGGAGTACTGGGATTAGGAGGTTCGGGATTTCCTACATACATTAAGTATGAAAATGCAAAAAATATCGATACTGTATTGATAAATGCAGTAGAATGTGAACCTTATCTTACTTCAGATTATAAAATAATGGAAAAACATGCTAAAGAACTTATAGACGGTACTCATTTTTTAATGAAGGCCGGTCATGCTAAAAAAGGAGTAATTGCAATAAAAGTTGTAAATGACAAACTTGCAAAGAAACTTCAGGAAGCAACAGAAGGATACCAGAATATAGAAGTGGTTACAGTACCTGATGCTTATCCGATGGGATGGGAAAGAGTTCTTATAAGGGAACTTTTCAAGAAAGAATATGACAGATTCCCAGGAGAAATTGGAATAATAGTAAATAATGCCACTACAGCAATCTATCTTTCAGAAGCACTGAGAGATAAAAAGCCTATAACTCACAGAATAGTTACAATATCAGGAGAAGGAGTAAAAAATCCTGAAAATGTGTATGTTCCAATAGGTACATCAGTAGATTATATAATAGAAAAAATAGGTGGATATACTGAAAATATAAATGAAATGTTTGTATTAGGTGGAGGGCCTATGATGGGTAAATCCATTGCAAACGATACTTTTGTAGTAACTACTTACAGTAACTCGATAACTGTACTGCCTAAAGTAGTTGAAGAGGAACTTCCTTGTCTGAGATGCGGACTTTGTGTTGAACATTGCCCAGCAAAAATACAGCCTGTACAAATTATGAATCTTGAAAAACAGAAAAATACAGAGGGTGTAATAGCAGCCTGTGCTGACAGATGTATCACATGTGGATTGTGTACATATATCTGTCCTTCTAAAATAGAAGTTACTGACTGGGTCGGAAAAGCTAAAACAAGAGTAGCTAATGCACGAAAGGCGGGAAAATAA
- a CDS encoding FMN-binding protein — protein MKKSLYLSFFLAVISIISAFILSMTNSLTSETIKNANIAKQNKKLQAMFNDKTKFTEEGTSHDNPAIEKVFKAEEDGKVTGYVYNVVTKGYGGKIKFLVAISSDGKYIAFDSLEHNETPGFGTKMDEPKFKGQFKDKPVTDEIDGISGATITTKGLKKGFDAAVEDFEKNYKK, from the coding sequence ATGAAAAAATCATTGTATTTAAGTTTCTTTTTGGCGGTAATAAGCATTATCTCGGCTTTTATTCTGTCAATGACAAATTCGCTGACTTCAGAAACAATAAAAAATGCAAATATAGCAAAGCAGAATAAAAAACTGCAGGCAATGTTTAATGATAAAACAAAATTTACAGAAGAAGGAACTTCTCATGATAATCCTGCAATAGAAAAGGTTTTCAAAGCGGAAGAAGATGGGAAGGTAACAGGATATGTGTACAATGTAGTTACAAAAGGTTATGGAGGAAAAATTAAATTTCTTGTGGCAATAAGCAGTGATGGGAAATACATAGCTTTTGATTCACTTGAACATAATGAAACTCCTGGATTTGGGACAAAAATGGATGAGCCTAAGTTTAAAGGACAGTTTAAAGACAAACCTGTTACAGATGAAATAGATGGAATCAGTGGTGCCACAATAACAACAAAGGGTCTGAAAAAAGGATTTGATGCGGCAGTGGAAGATTTTGAGAAAAATTATAAGAAATAG
- a CDS encoding O-antigen ligase, translating into METIKNKGYVEKLYVLLGASIFIHYALLVLVSLVILTEIFVSGEYKKILKNKSLMIVEAVLGFSIIMSIIYKNYYGLIAVPILLCLMVGRYYTLIIDDNFKKNNLELIAKFSAVAFFISIVEYFVTKSRAGYFAYLNPNYLGSIMMLAAIINLYFFFEKKSKINFAVFILNIITLLLSGSRTALAAVVAGILVLFYFYLKKKYFIGCICLFIGYITGVYFGRVPFLRLDSLGEYFKLRKDIIKIAFRIFKKTNLLYGHGNFYYYKYTNYVYPHSHNVLMESLLSYGLLGTAALAGVFLKYLYEVMKGNKRNTLKIALLIGTVVHNSADFTIFWIQTVLLFILAFSYNEDRIVN; encoded by the coding sequence TTGGAAACTATAAAAAATAAAGGATATGTGGAAAAGCTGTATGTACTGCTTGGAGCATCAATTTTTATTCATTATGCTTTATTAGTGCTTGTATCTCTTGTAATACTGACAGAGATTTTTGTATCTGGAGAGTATAAGAAAATTTTAAAAAACAAATCTTTGATGATTGTGGAAGCAGTTTTAGGATTTTCAATAATAATGTCAATAATATACAAAAATTATTATGGACTGATAGCAGTTCCAATTTTACTTTGCCTTATGGTTGGAAGATATTATACCCTTATAATTGATGATAACTTTAAAAAAAATAATTTGGAACTTATTGCCAAATTTTCAGCAGTGGCATTTTTTATAAGTATAGTGGAATATTTTGTAACAAAAAGCAGGGCAGGATATTTTGCCTATCTGAATCCAAATTATCTTGGAAGTATAATGATGCTTGCGGCAATAATAAATCTGTACTTCTTTTTTGAAAAAAAATCAAAAATAAACTTTGCCGTATTTATTTTAAATATAATAACATTACTTTTATCAGGGTCTAGAACGGCTTTAGCGGCAGTAGTGGCAGGAATACTCGTATTATTTTATTTTTATCTGAAAAAGAAATATTTTATTGGATGTATCTGTTTATTTATAGGATATATTACAGGAGTATATTTTGGAAGGGTGCCATTTTTAAGACTTGACAGTTTGGGGGAATATTTTAAGTTAAGAAAGGACATAATTAAAATAGCCTTCAGAATTTTTAAAAAGACAAATCTATTATATGGACATGGGAATTTTTATTACTACAAATATACTAATTATGTGTATCCTCATTCGCATAATGTTCTTATGGAATCACTTTTAAGTTATGGATTATTAGGAACAGCCGCATTAGCAGGAGTATTTTTAAAATATTTATATGAAGTAATGAAGGGAAATAAAAGAAACACATTGAAAATAGCTCTGCTTATAGGAACAGTAGTACACAATTCAGCAGATTTCACTATTTTCTGGATACAGACAGTTCTACTTTTTATACTGGCTTTTTCCTATAATGAAGATAGAATAGTAAATTAA
- a CDS encoding FAD:protein FMN transferase: protein MNFNKKVNMNNINKKFGKMGLIFLISVLIFSCFNNKEKVYTETVDGLFDTVHVISGYDKSEQEFKKKVKFYQEEMEKLHKLYTSYEDFQGINNISTINENAGIKPVKVDRNIIDLLKDTLERNKEISDKVNIAAGNVIDLWDKAKTEGKLPEQSELEKMQKCAKTENIVIDEQNSTVFIKEKCTKLNLGAVAKGYAVEQVTKKMEKAGMTSFIISAGGNVKVVGKRKIPKKESEITDLKSCKDQFCIGIALPLYNDNKIDKSNPYNNGKNDYLAKIATENMSIVTTGNYQRYFVMDNKVYGHVINLETLKPEDSFASVSVITEDSGLADFMSTTLFLLSYEEGKALIEKMGKKEKIDVIWAMKNGDVMSSEGLISGENYVKYNFR, encoded by the coding sequence ATGAATTTTAATAAAAAAGTTAACATGAATAACATTAATAAAAAATTCGGGAAAATGGGACTTATATTTTTAATATCAGTCCTAATTTTCTCTTGTTTTAATAATAAGGAAAAGGTATATACTGAAACTGTAGATGGCCTATTTGATACAGTGCATGTAATATCGGGATATGACAAAAGTGAACAGGAATTTAAGAAAAAAGTAAAGTTTTATCAGGAGGAAATGGAAAAACTTCATAAATTATATACTTCTTATGAAGATTTCCAGGGAATAAACAATATAAGTACAATTAATGAAAATGCCGGAATAAAACCTGTAAAAGTAGACAGGAATATAATAGACCTACTGAAGGATACACTGGAAAGAAATAAGGAAATAAGTGATAAGGTGAATATAGCGGCAGGAAATGTCATTGATTTGTGGGATAAGGCAAAAACGGAAGGAAAACTTCCTGAACAGTCAGAACTGGAAAAAATGCAGAAATGTGCAAAAACTGAAAATATTGTAATAGATGAACAGAATTCAACAGTCTTTATCAAGGAAAAATGTACTAAGCTAAATTTAGGAGCAGTTGCAAAAGGTTATGCTGTGGAGCAGGTTACAAAAAAGATGGAAAAGGCAGGAATGACATCCTTTATAATATCTGCAGGTGGAAATGTAAAGGTAGTTGGGAAAAGAAAAATTCCAAAAAAGGAAAGTGAAATAACAGATTTAAAAAGTTGCAAGGATCAGTTCTGTATTGGAATAGCTTTACCGTTATATAATGATAATAAGATAGATAAGAGCAATCCTTATAATAATGGTAAAAATGACTATCTTGCAAAAATTGCGACAGAAAATATGTCGATAGTGACAACAGGAAATTATCAGAGATATTTTGTAATGGATAATAAAGTTTATGGGCATGTAATTAATCTTGAAACTTTAAAGCCGGAAGACAGTTTTGCTTCAGTAAGTGTAATAACAGAGGATTCAGGATTGGCAGATTTTATGTCTACTACACTGTTTCTACTTTCTTATGAAGAAGGAAAAGCGCTTATAGAGAAAATGGGTAAAAAAGAAAAGATAGATGTTATATGGGCAATGAAAAATGGAGATGTAATGTCTTCTGAAGGGCTTATAAGTGGAGAAAATTATGTCAAATACAATTTCAGATAG
- a CDS encoding ABC transporter ATP-binding protein translates to MVVISGIIEFRNVSYSKNNNMILENISFSLKKNKYNVIIGKNGSGKSTILKLIVGLEKISGGQIFIDNEELVYKRDELYKIRKKTGIVFQESNEHIIGETVAESLIFGMENNRIPLEKMKENMTKYVKLFQLENIIDKKTVNLSGGEKQKVALAGAVITEPEIILLDEVTEMWDKVTKDKMNGIIEEFLKDGKTVVSVTHNLEEIKRSDNIVFITEEGKIVTGKSEEVNKIIEKKENTEINHEVISEYSADLTKMSLKEEEIKVKIKDISYYYEKERKIIDSFSVNIPKDSITAITGKSGTGKTTLIEIISGLAFLGENFSGEIGYNFRNENKEKEDEKLLLYKNISERELYEIRKRMGIVFQNTGEQFFSGTVLEELEYNITKKYKIKNRKSKELNDKIKEIAELFGYDEKFLMKSPFVLSGGEKKMLGLALAVCLEPEILILDEPTGALDYNMTIKFMQIVEKTKKNGTTVILVTHDENIVKQYSDYILKM, encoded by the coding sequence GTGGTTGTAATTTCCGGAATTATTGAATTCAGAAATGTGAGTTATTCAAAAAATAATAATATGATACTGGAAAATATATCCTTTTCCCTGAAAAAAAATAAATATAATGTTATTATTGGAAAAAATGGAAGTGGGAAATCCACAATTTTAAAACTGATTGTAGGACTTGAAAAAATAAGTGGAGGACAGATTTTTATAGATAATGAGGAACTTGTTTATAAAAGGGATGAGCTTTATAAAATCAGGAAAAAGACAGGGATTGTTTTTCAGGAGTCAAATGAACATATAATTGGAGAAACAGTAGCTGAGAGTTTAATTTTTGGGATGGAAAATAATAGGATTCCTTTGGAGAAAATGAAGGAAAATATGACAAAATACGTAAAATTATTTCAGCTTGAGAATATAATAGATAAAAAAACTGTAAATCTTTCAGGAGGGGAAAAACAGAAGGTAGCCCTTGCAGGAGCAGTTATAACAGAGCCTGAGATTATACTGCTTGATGAAGTTACAGAAATGTGGGATAAGGTAACGAAGGACAAAATGAATGGAATTATAGAAGAGTTTCTGAAAGATGGGAAAACAGTAGTTTCAGTAACTCATAATCTGGAGGAGATAAAGAGAAGCGATAATATTGTCTTTATAACTGAAGAAGGAAAAATCGTAACGGGAAAATCAGAAGAAGTAAATAAGATAATTGAAAAAAAAGAAAATACAGAAATAAACCATGAAGTGATATCGGAATATTCTGCTGATTTGACAAAAATGTCCTTAAAGGAAGAAGAAATTAAGGTAAAAATTAAGGATATAAGTTATTATTATGAAAAGGAAAGAAAAATAATAGACAGTTTTTCAGTTAATATTCCAAAAGATAGTATAACTGCAATTACAGGAAAATCAGGAACTGGAAAAACAACATTAATAGAGATAATATCGGGATTGGCATTTTTGGGAGAAAATTTTTCAGGGGAAATTGGGTATAATTTCAGGAATGAAAATAAAGAAAAGGAAGATGAAAAATTACTTCTATATAAAAATATTTCAGAAAGAGAACTGTATGAAATAAGAAAAAGAATGGGAATAGTATTTCAGAATACTGGTGAACAGTTTTTCTCAGGAACAGTTTTGGAAGAACTGGAATATAACATAACAAAAAAATATAAAATAAAAAATAGAAAATCAAAGGAATTAAATGATAAAATAAAAGAAATAGCAGAATTGTTCGGATATGATGAAAAGTTTCTTATGAAGTCGCCATTTGTACTTTCAGGAGGAGAGAAAAAGATGCTGGGATTAGCGCTTGCAGTATGTCTGGAGCCTGAAATACTTATATTGGATGAACCAACAGGAGCGCTTGACTACAATATGACAATAAAATTTATGCAAATAGTGGAAAAAACGAAAAAAAATGGAACAACCGTAATTCTTGTAACACATGATGAAAATATAGTAAAACAGTATTCAGACTATATTTTAAAGATGTAG
- a CDS encoding electron transport complex protein RnfA: MELVTLFISAVLINNIILTKYLGVCPFLGVSKSVKSSFGMGLAVIFVIFSSSVITYGLYYTVLVPYNMEYLDLITFILVIASLVQFVEMVIKKFSPTLYKALGVYLPLITTNCAVLGTALLNIREGYTFAQMLVNSIAVPVGFMLVMLIFATIRERLELSKTPEHFKGNAISLIVAALMAMIMLGFAGVV, translated from the coding sequence ATGGAATTGGTAACGTTATTTATATCAGCAGTTTTAATAAATAATATAATTTTGACAAAGTATCTTGGGGTATGTCCTTTCCTGGGAGTTTCTAAAAGTGTAAAATCATCTTTTGGTATGGGACTTGCCGTAATATTTGTAATTTTTTCATCATCAGTAATAACTTATGGACTATATTATACAGTTTTAGTTCCTTATAACATGGAATATCTGGATTTGATAACATTCATACTTGTTATAGCTTCACTTGTACAGTTTGTGGAAATGGTAATTAAAAAGTTTTCACCTACACTGTATAAAGCGTTGGGAGTTTATCTTCCGCTAATTACTACAAACTGTGCGGTATTGGGAACAGCTCTTTTAAATATAAGAGAAGGTTATACTTTTGCACAAATGTTAGTTAACTCGATTGCAGTTCCTGTTGGATTTATGCTTGTAATGTTAATATTTGCTACAATAAGAGAAAGACTTGAGTTATCAAAGACTCCTGAGCATTTTAAAGGAAATGCAATTTCATTGATAGTTGCGGCATTGATGGCAATGATTATGCTTGGATTTGCAGGGGTGGTATAA
- the rsxE gene encoding electron transport complex subunit RsxE yields MKKSEIIKSGILKENPVFVMFLGTCPTLATTNSLTNAVGMSIAFAVVLMMTNTIIAAIRKIVPDQIRIPVYIVVIATAVKFCEMLLNAYALPVYESLGVFLALIVVNCIVLGRAEAFASKNTVMDSFMDAIGVSIGFGLSLILMAAFREILGTGGLKLKSLFDSEKVIFDIPVFRDYAASFFTSGAGAFLSFGILAGLFNIYKSSQEKKAKEKSKNEAKKKAAENAAAKEGKVA; encoded by the coding sequence ATGAAAAAGTCAGAAATAATTAAATCAGGAATATTAAAAGAAAATCCTGTTTTTGTAATGTTCTTAGGTACATGTCCGACACTGGCTACAACAAATTCCCTTACAAATGCTGTAGGGATGTCAATTGCATTTGCGGTTGTACTTATGATGACAAATACAATAATAGCGGCAATAAGAAAAATAGTTCCGGATCAGATAAGAATACCGGTATATATAGTAGTAATAGCAACAGCAGTAAAGTTTTGTGAAATGCTTCTTAACGCATATGCACTTCCAGTTTATGAATCATTAGGGGTATTCCTTGCACTGATAGTCGTAAACTGTATAGTTTTAGGAAGAGCAGAAGCGTTTGCAAGTAAAAATACAGTAATGGATTCGTTTATGGATGCAATCGGAGTAAGTATAGGATTTGGACTGAGCTTGATATTAATGGCGGCATTCAGGGAAATTCTTGGAACAGGTGGATTAAAGCTGAAAAGTCTTTTTGACAGTGAAAAAGTAATATTTGATATTCCTGTATTTAGAGATTATGCAGCTTCATTCTTTACTTCAGGAGCAGGAGCATTCTTAAGCTTTGGAATATTGGCAGGATTGTTTAATATATATAAGAGCAGTCAGGAAAAAAAGGCTAAAGAGAAAAGCAAGAATGAAGCAAAGAAAAAAGCAGCTGAAAACGCGGCTGCCAAGGAAGGTAAGGTGGCATAA
- a CDS encoding energy-coupling factor transporter transmembrane protein EcfT: MGNISFTQGIYNPSDSFLHKLDPRSKIIGSLMLIISVLSGSFFSFEASFKGYFLISVFLFVEMIISKISFTGIIKKIKIYLSMGFILMIFNIFFMKSGLLLLDLKILKIYDTPVLISMNVMCQIFLLTLIVEIFTSTTSTNEIMKGLNYLTGKKGKNTEMSLVYTFSVYFLPIVYEEFRKIIKIQKSRGNFSKISVKNFKEFFLIIVPLFRLTIEKVNRTAEIMTVKNFIINGEIIEFKALKWSLKDTFYIIFVILFVIFYIFLFYF; this comes from the coding sequence ATGGGCAATATATCATTTACACAGGGAATTTATAATCCTTCAGATTCCTTTTTACATAAACTGGATCCGAGGAGTAAAATAATAGGCTCTTTAATGCTGATAATTTCAGTACTGTCAGGTTCTTTTTTTTCATTCGAAGCTTCATTTAAAGGATATTTTTTAATTTCTGTATTCCTTTTTGTGGAAATGATTATATCAAAAATAAGTTTTACAGGAATTATAAAAAAAATAAAAATATATTTGAGTATGGGATTTATCCTGATGATTTTTAATATTTTTTTTATGAAAAGCGGATTGCTTCTGTTAGATTTAAAAATTTTAAAAATTTATGATACTCCTGTACTGATTTCAATGAATGTAATGTGCCAGATATTTCTTCTTACATTAATAGTCGAAATTTTCACATCAACTACAAGTACAAATGAAATAATGAAGGGATTAAACTATCTGACAGGGAAAAAGGGGAAAAATACCGAAATGAGCCTAGTTTATACTTTTTCTGTTTATTTTCTTCCTATTGTATATGAAGAATTTAGAAAAATAATAAAAATACAGAAGAGTAGAGGAAATTTTTCAAAAATATCAGTGAAAAATTTTAAGGAATTTTTTCTTATTATAGTTCCTTTATTTAGACTGACTATTGAAAAAGTAAATAGGACTGCAGAAATAATGACAGTAAAAAATTTTATTATAAATGGAGAAATAATTGAATTTAAGGCGTTAAAATGGAGCTTGAAAGATACATTTTATATAATTTTTGTGATTTTATTTGTTATATTTTATATTTTTCTGTTCTATTTTTAG
- a CDS encoding RnfABCDGE type electron transport complex subunit D, with protein sequence MKIIFKRTTPTYRNQLTTQQVMLYLTATLVVVSLFSVGYYFTLGADYGIKALLMIIASVVAAYLCEAGYFYLLKEKDIKKAVNNSFPYVTAILFALILPIGTPYYVVIFGSIFSILIGKLLFGGFGQNIFNPALIGRVFVMMSYGDKLTAVLPGKAVDGVASATPTTIMSMGSWMGDSNISLANLYLGFYKGSIGETFAVVIIIAGVFLAIKKVLDWRLPVFYIGTAFVIAFIAGMTHGLSPLHFALVHIGIGGLVFGGIFMLTDPVTSPVDPFGKILFAVGAAFFTMLLRFRSNMPEGVLYSILIMNMLTPMIDKYTVKPTNKDESRKLIIVIAAMLVCSLLIALVWKGA encoded by the coding sequence ATGAAGATAATTTTTAAAAGAACAACACCTACATATAGAAATCAGCTGACTACTCAGCAGGTAATGTTATATTTAACAGCAACTCTGGTAGTAGTAAGTTTGTTTTCTGTCGGGTATTACTTTACTTTGGGAGCAGATTATGGTATTAAAGCTTTATTAATGATAATAGCATCAGTAGTTGCGGCTTATTTATGTGAAGCCGGATATTTCTATCTGCTTAAGGAAAAAGATATAAAAAAGGCAGTTAATAACTCTTTTCCATATGTTACAGCAATATTATTTGCATTGATACTGCCAATAGGAACACCATATTATGTTGTAATTTTCGGTAGTATTTTCTCAATTTTAATAGGAAAATTACTATTTGGAGGATTTGGACAGAATATATTTAACCCTGCACTGATAGGAAGGGTATTTGTAATGATGTCTTATGGAGATAAACTTACAGCGGTACTTCCTGGAAAAGCTGTAGATGGTGTAGCTTCGGCAACTCCTACAACTATTATGTCAATGGGAAGCTGGATGGGAGACTCAAACATATCTCTTGCAAACTTATATTTAGGATTTTATAAAGGGTCAATTGGAGAAACTTTTGCAGTTGTAATCATTATTGCAGGAGTATTCCTTGCTATAAAGAAAGTTCTTGACTGGAGACTTCCTGTATTTTATATAGGAACGGCTTTTGTAATAGCATTTATCGCAGGAATGACACATGGATTATCTCCATTACACTTTGCATTGGTTCATATAGGAATTGGAGGACTTGTATTTGGAGGAATATTCATGCTTACAGATCCGGTAACTTCACCTGTAGATCCATTTGGAAAAATATTATTTGCAGTAGGAGCGGCATTCTTCACAATGCTTTTAAGATTCAGATCAAATATGCCTGAAGGAGTTCTTTATTCTATATTGATAATGAACATGCTTACTCCTATGATTGATAAGTATACTGTAAAACCTACAAATAAAGATGAAAGTAGAAAACTGATAATAGTTATAGCAGCAATGCTTGTATGTTCTTTACTTATAGCATTAGTATGGAAGGGGGCGTAA